In Thalassotalea fonticola, a single genomic region encodes these proteins:
- a CDS encoding alpha/beta hydrolase produces the protein MVSKLTKRTFHSKIYEGTHRDYWVYIPERYKGDTPANLMVFQDGYYYIDEAKPMRAPQVIDKLIASNKIPPTVCVFINPGIIKEPTKPEHHSDTLRSFEYDSVNDQYTRFLINELLPEALDGLNISQDPKERATVGFSSGGICAWSIAWFRPDLFGNVLSHCGSFVDIRGGGKFPYLIRNEYPKPIRMFFQSGSNDLNTKYGNWALANKQMESALNFKGYDYRFEFGSEGHNLVHGGDLLEASIMWLFGKNA, from the coding sequence ATGGTAAGTAAATTAACAAAAAGGACCTTTCATAGTAAGATTTATGAAGGAACACATAGAGATTACTGGGTTTACATTCCTGAACGCTACAAAGGAGATACCCCTGCTAATTTGATGGTTTTTCAAGACGGGTACTACTATATTGACGAAGCTAAACCTATGAGGGCCCCCCAAGTAATTGATAAACTCATAGCTTCTAATAAAATCCCTCCCACGGTTTGTGTTTTTATTAATCCTGGTATTATCAAAGAGCCAACAAAACCAGAACATCATTCAGACACACTACGTAGCTTCGAGTATGATTCAGTTAATGATCAATATACTCGCTTTCTCATCAATGAGCTGCTACCTGAGGCATTGGATGGCCTAAACATATCGCAAGATCCAAAAGAGCGAGCAACTGTGGGCTTCAGCTCAGGTGGAATATGTGCTTGGTCAATTGCATGGTTTCGTCCAGACTTATTCGGTAATGTACTAAGCCACTGTGGTAGCTTTGTTGATATTAGAGGAGGAGGTAAATTTCCATATCTAATAAGAAATGAATACCCCAAACCCATTAGAATGTTTTTTCAAAGTGGTTCTAACGACTTGAATACCAAGTATGGAAATTGGGCGCTCGCTAACAAACAGATGGAGTCAGCTTTAAACTTCAAAGGCTATGACTATAGGTTTGAGTTTGGCTCAGAGGGGCATAACTTAGTGCATGGTGGAGATTTACTTGAAGCCTCAATCATGTGGTTGTTTGGCAAAAATGCCTAA
- a CDS encoding GFA family protein, translated as MKYKGSCHCKAVQFEFESETIEEALQCNCSICIRKNAIMSKQSYEASEFTLLSGEENLGTYHWGDHDVNHHFCKTCGIYPFHDTSYDPGKYRINLGCVDDIEPRELKIIHFDGKNEL; from the coding sequence ATGAAGTATAAAGGTAGTTGTCATTGCAAAGCTGTTCAATTTGAATTTGAGAGCGAAACAATAGAAGAAGCATTACAATGTAATTGCTCTATTTGCATAAGAAAAAATGCAATTATGTCTAAACAAAGTTATGAAGCTAGTGAGTTTACTTTATTAAGTGGCGAGGAAAACCTTGGCACTTATCACTGGGGAGATCATGATGTAAACCACCACTTTTGTAAAACATGTGGTATTTATCCATTCCATGATACTTCTTATGATCCAGGAAAATACAGAATTAATTTAGGTTGTGTTGATGATATTGAACCAAGAGAACTTAAAATTATTCATTTTGATGGCAAAAATGAGCTGTAA